A single region of the Geobacillus subterraneus genome encodes:
- a CDS encoding Rpn family recombination-promoting nuclease/putative transposase — protein MERKSSQEYNGQNKWTAPLAFKDYFHQGELFGEQVLDFKYILLDINRMEKDELINNENLISSIFYLDRTVKNEEEIFERLNTISRVLQYIPREDFLVFKNWVKHILINRFPEEQSGEIISLIENSNQEEVSFMISGLEQSYKKNTENALAVVKLLLEGKTVEEISEKLNLPPKKVIEIKEIFESINSKLN, from the coding sequence ATTGAAAGAAAGTCATCTCAAGAGTATAATGGCCAAAATAAATGGACTGCTCCATTAGCGTTTAAAGACTACTTCCATCAAGGTGAACTCTTTGGTGAACAAGTATTAGATTTCAAATATATCTTATTGGACATCAATCGAATGGAAAAAGATGAATTAATAAATAACGAGAACTTGATATCGTCTATATTTTATCTTGATCGTACCGTCAAGAATGAAGAAGAGATCTTTGAAAGATTAAACACCATTTCACGAGTCCTCCAATATATCCCGCGGGAAGATTTCTTGGTATTTAAAAATTGGGTAAAACATATACTAATCAATAGGTTCCCAGAAGAACAGTCTGGAGAAATAATAAGCCTCATTGAAAATTCGAATCAAGAGGAGGTGTCCTTTATGATTTCAGGGCTAGAGCAAAGTTATAAAAAAAATACAGAAAACGCATTAGCTGTTGTGAAGTTATTACTTGAAGGAAAGACGGTTGAGGAGATATCTGAGAAATTAAATTTACCGCCAAAAAAAGTTATAGAAATAAAAGAGATATTTGAGTCTATTAACAGCAAATTGAATTAA
- a CDS encoding cytochrome c biogenesis protein CcdA has product MNDINVFLAFGAGLLSFISPCCLPLYPAFLSYITGVSVDEIKKENGMLQKRAILHTFFFLLGFSVIFIAIGFGTSVIGKLFVDYQDLIRQISALFIIFFGLVILGVFSPSFMMKDKRLVFRNKPSGYFGSILIGIGFAAGWTPCTGPILVSVIALAATKPSAAMLYMFAYVLGFAVPFFIMSFFISKLNWIKRYNAVIVKVGGVLMIIMGIMLFFDWMTKIIIFFTDLFGGFTGF; this is encoded by the coding sequence ATGAACGATATCAATGTATTTCTAGCTTTCGGAGCGGGATTACTGTCTTTTATATCCCCTTGTTGTTTACCGCTATATCCAGCTTTTTTATCTTACATTACTGGGGTATCCGTTGATGAAATAAAGAAAGAAAATGGGATGCTTCAAAAACGCGCAATACTCCATACATTCTTTTTCTTGCTCGGTTTTTCCGTCATCTTCATCGCTATTGGTTTTGGTACTTCTGTAATAGGAAAACTATTCGTTGATTACCAAGATTTAATCAGACAAATTAGTGCCTTGTTCATTATCTTTTTTGGTCTCGTCATTTTAGGTGTATTTTCACCTTCCTTTATGATGAAAGATAAACGGTTAGTTTTCCGCAACAAGCCTTCCGGTTATTTTGGCTCTATTTTAATTGGCATAGGATTCGCAGCGGGCTGGACTCCCTGCACAGGTCCAATTCTTGTATCAGTGATCGCGTTAGCAGCTACCAAACCGAGTGCAGCTATGTTATATATGTTCGCATATGTATTAGGGTTTGCTGTACCTTTTTTCATCATGTCATTTTTTATCAGCAAGTTGAATTGGATAAAAAGATATAACGCTGTCATCGTCAAAGTCGGAGGGGTTCTTATGATTATCATGGGAATTATGCTGTTTTTTGATTGGATGACAAAGATCATTATCTTTTTTACAGATTTGTTTGGTGGGTTCACAGGTTTTTAA
- a CDS encoding IS982-like element ISGsp1 family transposase, producing MQEHFHFTTDPAKLQKQYAAIFCFVSAQLSLIQMDLHRRNRHLVKQEDEVVMAVHLLGKLLGFSSERAWHRFVTGNLFTNGSFLERSRYNRRCRALGFAIKWIRHELAKRGQHHAYAVVDSLPLPLCHPARMQRVKRFRGIADMGYCASKKQWYYGFKLHLQVTNQGLAMGYVVTEASCHDVKAAETVMTQIPHPYNFGDKGYISHALREKLYEEHQAAFWTPSRHNQKHGPSKAWEEWIRKKRKVIETVFSILVDQYRITDIRANSMAGFEVALDGILLAYSLVTLGLVER from the coding sequence ATGCAAGAGCACTTTCATTTTACTACAGATCCAGCCAAACTTCAAAAACAATATGCCGCTATTTTCTGTTTTGTTTCTGCCCAACTGTCGTTGATTCAAATGGATCTTCATCGCCGCAACCGTCACTTGGTCAAGCAAGAAGACGAAGTGGTCATGGCGGTTCACCTTTTGGGGAAGCTGCTGGGCTTTTCTTCCGAACGAGCCTGGCATCGTTTTGTCACGGGAAATTTGTTCACAAACGGCTCGTTTCTTGAACGCTCCCGATACAACCGCCGCTGCCGAGCGCTTGGTTTCGCCATCAAATGGATTCGTCATGAGCTGGCGAAACGTGGCCAACACCATGCTTATGCGGTCGTCGACAGCTTGCCTCTTCCGTTGTGCCATCCCGCAAGAATGCAGCGCGTCAAGCGATTTCGAGGGATCGCGGATATGGGGTATTGTGCTTCCAAAAAGCAATGGTACTACGGTTTCAAGCTGCATCTTCAAGTGACCAATCAAGGGCTGGCCATGGGCTATGTCGTGACGGAAGCGTCCTGCCACGACGTCAAAGCCGCTGAAACGGTGATGACTCAAATCCCTCATCCCTACAACTTTGGGGACAAAGGGTACATCAGCCACGCTCTTCGAGAAAAGCTGTACGAAGAACACCAAGCCGCGTTCTGGACACCGTCTCGACACAATCAAAAGCACGGCCCATCCAAGGCATGGGAAGAATGGATCAGGAAAAAACGCAAAGTCATCGAGACGGTGTTTTCGATTCTCGTAGACCAATACCGGATCACCGACATTCGAGCGAATTCCATGGCCGGGTTTGAAGTGGCACTCGATGGCATCTTGTTGGCTTATTCCTTGGTCACACTAGGGCTGGTTGAGCGCTGA
- a CDS encoding metal-sensing transcriptional repressor has product MNHCEDHNMDKKMVPRTEQEIESIIKRLKRIEGQVRGVQKMVEDNRYCIDILVQISAITAALNKVGLNLLERHVGHCVSKAIREGSGEESIRELMDVIKQFSK; this is encoded by the coding sequence ATGAACCATTGTGAAGATCATAATATGGATAAAAAAATGGTTCCACGAACGGAACAGGAAATCGAAAGCATTATCAAGCGCTTGAAGCGCATTGAAGGACAAGTGCGCGGTGTGCAAAAAATGGTGGAGGACAATCGTTATTGTATTGATATTTTAGTGCAAATTTCAGCGATCACGGCAGCGTTAAATAAAGTAGGATTGAACTTGCTAGAACGTCATGTTGGCCATTGTGTGTCGAAAGCGATTCGCGAAGGAAGCGGAGAAGAATCCATTCGCGAATTAATGGATGTCATTAAACAGTTCTCAAAGTGA
- a CDS encoding heavy metal translocating P-type ATPase produces MSEQKHVTLRVTGMTCAACANRIEKVLNKMDGVEANVNLAMEKATIKYDPSKQAIADIETKIENLGYGVATEKVTLDIEGMTCAACATRIEKGLNRMEGVTSAAVNLATNSAVVEYKEGVASVEDILEKIKKLGYRGQIRNEEQDDAGRKEERLKQKQRQLAISIILSLPLLYTMLAHMPFDIGLPMPHLLMNPWFQLLLATPVQFYIGGPFYVGAYRALRNKSANMDVLIALGTSAAYFYSLYEAFRTIGNPEYMPRLYFETSAVLITLVVVGKYFEDLAKGRTTEAISKLLSLQAKEATVIRNGEERKVPLEEVVIGDTILVKPGEKIPVDGTVIAGASSVDESMITGESIPVDKKEGDYVIGATMNTNGVLTIRAEKVGKDTALANIIKIVEEAQGSKAPIQRMADTISGIFVPIVVGIAVVAFIIWYFFVAPGDLAKALEVAVAVLVIACPCALGLATPTSIMVGTGKGAEQGILFKGGEYLEGTHKINAVLLDKTGTVTKGKPEVTDVLQFQENMLDYAVSAESASEHPLAHAIVEYGKKQAISIKPLEHFSAITGHGIEAVIDGKSILIGTRKLMKERSVEISVHEDKMVELEKQGKTVMLIAIDGQLAGIIAVADTVKESSKEAIQTLKQMGIEVYMVTGDNKRTAEAIANQVHIDHVYAEVLPEDKAKIVEELQKQGKRVAMVGDGINDAPALAKADIGMAIGTGADVAIETADVTLVGGDLAHIPKAIELSRKTMKNIRQNLFWALFYNSVGIPVAAAGLLQPWIAGAAMAFSSVSVVTNALRLKRVKI; encoded by the coding sequence ATGAGTGAACAAAAGCATGTCACACTTAGAGTGACCGGCATGACATGTGCCGCGTGTGCCAATCGTATTGAGAAAGTATTAAATAAGATGGATGGAGTAGAAGCCAATGTCAATTTGGCAATGGAAAAAGCAACGATTAAATATGATCCATCGAAGCAAGCGATCGCCGATATCGAAACGAAAATTGAGAATTTGGGGTATGGCGTTGCGACAGAAAAAGTGACGCTTGATATTGAAGGAATGACATGTGCGGCATGTGCGACACGGATTGAAAAAGGGTTAAATCGGATGGAAGGTGTGACAAGCGCTGCTGTAAACTTGGCGACAAACAGCGCGGTGGTCGAATACAAGGAGGGTGTTGCATCTGTCGAAGACATTTTAGAGAAAATCAAAAAGCTTGGGTACAGGGGGCAAATTCGAAACGAAGAACAAGACGATGCTGGCCGGAAAGAAGAGCGGCTTAAACAAAAACAACGGCAACTCGCTATTTCTATCATCTTATCGTTGCCGCTGCTTTATACGATGCTTGCCCATATGCCGTTTGATATAGGCTTGCCGATGCCGCATCTGCTGATGAATCCGTGGTTCCAGCTTCTTTTAGCTACACCGGTTCAGTTCTACATCGGCGGTCCCTTCTATGTCGGGGCGTACCGGGCGTTACGAAACAAGAGCGCTAACATGGACGTTCTCATAGCGCTTGGAACATCGGCTGCGTACTTTTACAGCTTGTATGAAGCTTTTCGAACGATTGGGAATCCTGAATATATGCCAAGATTATATTTTGAAACGAGCGCCGTCTTGATTACGCTTGTGGTTGTCGGAAAATACTTTGAGGATCTTGCGAAAGGGAGAACAACCGAAGCGATCTCTAAGCTGTTGAGCCTTCAGGCAAAGGAAGCGACTGTTATCCGTAATGGGGAGGAAAGAAAGGTTCCGCTCGAGGAAGTGGTGATCGGCGATACGATTCTTGTCAAGCCAGGAGAAAAAATCCCGGTAGACGGTACGGTCATCGCCGGGGCATCTTCCGTAGATGAATCGATGATTACTGGTGAATCGATTCCAGTTGATAAGAAGGAAGGCGACTATGTGATCGGGGCGACGATGAATACGAATGGCGTACTGACCATTCGTGCCGAAAAAGTCGGAAAAGATACCGCGCTGGCCAATATCATTAAAATCGTTGAAGAGGCGCAAGGGTCGAAAGCCCCGATTCAGCGGATGGCGGATACCATTTCCGGCATTTTCGTACCGATTGTTGTCGGAATTGCTGTCGTTGCATTCATTATATGGTACTTCTTTGTTGCGCCGGGTGATTTGGCAAAAGCGCTTGAAGTGGCCGTCGCCGTTCTTGTCATTGCGTGTCCTTGTGCGCTCGGTCTTGCCACGCCGACATCGATTATGGTCGGTACAGGCAAAGGGGCAGAACAAGGAATTCTCTTTAAAGGAGGTGAGTACCTAGAGGGAACGCATAAAATCAATGCCGTATTACTGGATAAAACAGGAACAGTGACAAAAGGAAAACCGGAAGTGACAGATGTGTTACAATTCCAAGAAAACATGCTTGACTATGCCGTTTCAGCCGAGAGCGCTTCGGAACATCCGTTGGCTCATGCGATTGTTGAATACGGGAAGAAACAAGCAATTTCTATTAAGCCATTGGAGCATTTCTCTGCCATTACCGGCCACGGAATTGAAGCTGTCATTGACGGAAAAAGCATCCTTATTGGAACGCGAAAATTGATGAAGGAGCGCTCTGTAGAGATTTCTGTGCATGAAGATAAAATGGTAGAGCTTGAAAAACAAGGAAAAACAGTCATGCTCATTGCGATCGATGGACAGCTTGCCGGCATCATTGCTGTCGCGGATACAGTAAAAGAAAGCTCCAAAGAAGCGATTCAAACATTAAAACAAATGGGTATCGAAGTGTACATGGTAACGGGAGACAATAAACGGACAGCGGAAGCGATCGCAAACCAAGTGCACATTGATCATGTCTATGCAGAGGTGCTGCCGGAAGACAAAGCGAAAATCGTCGAGGAATTGCAAAAACAAGGGAAACGAGTCGCGATGGTCGGTGATGGAATTAATGACGCTCCAGCTCTTGCGAAAGCGGATATTGGGATGGCGATTGGCACAGGAGCGGATGTCGCGATCGAAACGGCCGATGTTACCTTGGTCGGTGGGGATTTAGCCCATATTCCGAAAGCGATTGAGTTAAGCCGCAAAACAATGAAAAACATTCGGCAAAACTTATTTTGGGCATTATTTTATAATAGCGTTGGCATTCCAGTCGCTGCAGCTGGGTTATTACAACCATGGATCGCTGGGGCAGCGATGGCATTTAGCTCTGTATCGGTTGTGACAAACGCGCTTCGTTTGAAACGCGTGAAAATATAA
- the hsdR gene encoding type I restriction-modification system endonuclease encodes MAHNFRFLEGKWEVLARVGETAERNVYQNPNVAMSELRKFAETITKYILALEEIREERGTDQQERLRVLLYEQIIPKEIYDLLTVIRLKGNEAVHNPTYGEVNEAKALLHMAFRIAVWFMEVYGDWSFQAPEYIEPTPQTSITADEFDQIVQSYEEKLARLETELEKIRKEQLYISSEEKQKRREFSQRAIANFELTEAETRLLIDQQLRDAGWEADSEKLRFSKGVRPEKGRNMAIAEWPLKRGYADYALFVGLELVGIIEAKRASKDIPADIEQAKEYAQLVVRHGNEVIHEPWGDYFVPFLFATNGRPYLKQLEQKSGIWFLDARKSTNHPRPLQGWYTPRGLKKLLEQDIERSEQFLRDEKFDYLKLRPYQVKAIQAVEKALEEKKRSILIAMATGTGKTRMAIGLIYRLLKAKRFNRILFLVDRKALAEQAESAFKESKMESFHTFTEIYSLQSLYDQKPDDETKVHIATVQGMLKRIFYNDRSGDIPPVDQYDCIIVDEAHRGYTLDKEMDEVELQFRDHQDYVSKYRKVLDYFDAVRIGLTATPALHTTEIFGPPVFTYSYREAVVDGYLVDHEPPYQFETVLKKEGITWAKGETVDVYDTVTGTISQEYLEDEVNIDVSQFNTKVITESFNRVIIRELTNYISPDDEGKTLIFAATDDHADLVVRLLKEEFENLYGEVEDNAVMKITGSIKDPSGAIRRFKNEKYPTIVVTVDLLTTGVDVPAVTNLVFLRRVRSRILYEQMLGRATRRCEEIQKDHFKIFDAVGIYESLKPYTSMKPVVTRPNISLTQLVEELEGLEKTEHLHYQKEQLIAKIQRKKRKWSDRQHQDFQVLSGGKTVDEFIDWVKALPPEELLVQLKEYKSMFRYMDENRYRENKQYISTHEDQLIAVKRGYGNAEKPDDYLQSFGEFIRNNMNKIPALMIVCQRPTELTREELKKLLLELDQKGFSEKKLQAAWREAKNEDIAADIIAFIRQQALGDPLISHEERIKNAMKKVYQMKAWPPVQKKWLERIEKQLLQESVLHPDPEKAFEYEPFKSRGGFKQLNQIFDGQLAQIVREINSNLYNYHQKKEQA; translated from the coding sequence ATGGCGCACAATTTCCGTTTTTTAGAAGGAAAATGGGAAGTCCTCGCCCGTGTTGGGGAAACAGCGGAACGAAATGTATATCAAAATCCAAACGTGGCGATGAGTGAGCTGAGAAAATTTGCGGAAACGATTACAAAATATATTTTAGCTTTAGAAGAAATTCGGGAAGAGCGGGGAACGGATCAGCAAGAACGTCTAAGAGTTCTGTTGTACGAGCAAATTATCCCGAAAGAAATCTATGACTTATTGACGGTCATTCGGTTGAAAGGAAATGAAGCGGTACATAATCCGACTTATGGAGAAGTAAACGAAGCAAAGGCTTTATTGCATATGGCGTTCCGCATCGCCGTTTGGTTTATGGAAGTGTATGGCGATTGGTCATTCCAAGCTCCAGAGTATATCGAACCGACACCGCAAACCTCTATCACAGCAGATGAGTTCGATCAGATCGTTCAATCATACGAAGAAAAGCTCGCTCGATTGGAAACGGAGCTTGAAAAGATACGGAAAGAACAGCTATATATTAGCAGTGAAGAGAAGCAAAAACGACGTGAATTCTCTCAACGTGCCATCGCGAACTTTGAATTGACGGAGGCGGAAACCCGTCTTCTTATTGACCAACAATTACGAGATGCCGGGTGGGAGGCGGACTCTGAAAAGTTGCGATTCTCCAAAGGCGTTCGTCCGGAAAAAGGGCGAAACATGGCCATCGCCGAATGGCCTTTAAAACGCGGTTACGCCGATTATGCGCTATTTGTTGGTCTTGAACTGGTGGGCATCATCGAGGCGAAACGCGCCAGCAAAGATATTCCAGCGGACATTGAACAAGCAAAAGAATACGCCCAATTAGTCGTTCGACATGGCAACGAAGTGATCCATGAGCCGTGGGGAGACTATTTTGTTCCGTTTCTCTTTGCGACGAATGGGCGGCCATATTTAAAACAACTCGAACAAAAATCAGGCATTTGGTTTTTAGATGCTCGTAAATCAACCAATCATCCGCGTCCCCTTCAAGGATGGTATACTCCTCGTGGGCTGAAAAAGCTATTGGAACAGGATATTGAACGTTCAGAACAATTTTTGCGTGATGAAAAATTTGATTATTTGAAATTAAGACCTTACCAAGTGAAAGCCATTCAAGCTGTTGAAAAAGCACTCGAAGAGAAAAAACGCAGCATTTTAATCGCCATGGCAACCGGAACAGGGAAGACGAGAATGGCGATTGGCCTCATTTACCGATTGCTTAAAGCGAAACGCTTTAACCGCATCTTATTCCTTGTCGACCGAAAAGCGCTAGCGGAACAAGCAGAAAGCGCGTTTAAAGAAAGCAAGATGGAAAGTTTCCATACGTTCACCGAAATTTATAGCTTACAATCGTTATACGATCAAAAACCAGATGACGAAACGAAAGTGCATATCGCTACCGTACAAGGGATGTTAAAACGGATTTTTTATAACGACCGCTCGGGAGACATCCCGCCGGTGGATCAGTATGACTGCATCATTGTGGACGAAGCCCATCGCGGTTATACGCTAGATAAAGAAATGGATGAGGTCGAACTGCAATTTCGCGATCATCAAGACTACGTCAGCAAATACCGCAAAGTGCTCGATTATTTTGATGCCGTCCGCATCGGATTGACGGCGACGCCGGCGCTTCATACGACAGAAATTTTTGGACCGCCTGTCTTCACGTATTCTTACCGGGAAGCGGTAGTGGATGGCTATTTAGTCGACCATGAACCCCCGTATCAATTTGAAACGGTGTTGAAAAAGGAAGGGATTACGTGGGCGAAAGGGGAAACGGTCGATGTGTATGACACGGTGACAGGAACGATTTCGCAAGAGTATTTAGAAGACGAAGTCAACATTGACGTGTCGCAGTTTAACACCAAAGTCATTACCGAAAGCTTTAATCGTGTCATCATTCGCGAATTGACGAACTATATTTCTCCGGATGATGAAGGAAAAACGTTAATTTTTGCCGCCACGGATGATCACGCTGACTTAGTCGTTCGCCTTTTAAAAGAAGAGTTCGAAAATCTATACGGCGAAGTCGAAGACAACGCGGTGATGAAAATTACCGGTTCAATTAAAGATCCTTCCGGTGCGATCCGCCGCTTTAAAAACGAAAAATATCCAACTATTGTTGTTACCGTTGATTTGCTGACGACGGGGGTGGACGTGCCGGCGGTTACGAATCTCGTCTTCTTGCGTCGTGTCCGTTCGCGCATTCTGTATGAACAAATGTTGGGACGCGCGACGAGAAGATGCGAAGAAATCCAAAAAGACCATTTTAAAATTTTTGACGCGGTTGGAATTTATGAATCTTTAAAGCCGTATACGAGCATGAAGCCGGTCGTAACGCGTCCGAATATTTCGCTGACTCAGTTAGTCGAAGAACTAGAGGGACTAGAAAAAACGGAACATCTTCACTATCAAAAAGAACAACTTATCGCCAAAATCCAGCGGAAAAAGCGGAAATGGTCCGATCGGCAGCACCAAGACTTTCAAGTGCTGTCCGGCGGCAAAACGGTCGATGAGTTTATCGATTGGGTAAAAGCCTTGCCGCCGGAGGAATTACTTGTACAATTAAAAGAGTACAAGTCGATGTTCCGCTATATGGATGAAAATCGCTACCGGGAAAATAAGCAATATATTTCCACACATGAGGATCAACTGATCGCGGTCAAACGCGGCTACGGAAACGCGGAAAAGCCAGATGACTACTTGCAGTCGTTCGGCGAATTTATTCGCAACAATATGAACAAAATTCCGGCTTTAATGATCGTTTGCCAGCGGCCGACCGAGCTAACGAGGGAAGAACTGAAAAAGCTGCTGCTTGAACTGGACCAAAAAGGCTTTTCCGAGAAAAAACTGCAAGCGGCGTGGCGGGAGGCGAAAAACGAAGACATCGCGGCGGACATCATCGCCTTCATTCGCCAACAAGCACTAGGCGATCCGCTCATTAGCCATGAAGAACGGATTAAAAACGCCATGAAAAAGGTTTACCAAATGAAAGCATGGCCGCCGGTGCAAAAGAAATGGCTCGAACGCATTGAAAAGCAATTACTGCAAGAATCCGTTCTTCATCCAGATCCGGAAAAGGCTTTTGAATATGAACCATTTAAGAGCCGTGGAGGCTTTAAGCAGTTAAACCAAATTTTCGACGGACAATTAGCACAGATTGTTCGTGAAATTAATTCTAATTTGTACAACTATCATCAAAAGAAGGAGCAAGCGTAG
- a CDS encoding multicopper oxidase family protein, which translates to MKKLLLGTVLAGVVAIGAACSNNSSMQGHDMSNMNMKEENTAQDSSKKLPLATNTEVLSGKEINLTAKEALLQINDQVKLPVYTYNGSVPGAQIRVKQGDNVKIVLKNELPEPITIHWHGYPVPNNQDGVPGVTMDAIKPGETFTYEFTATVPGTYWYHSHQKSAEQVDKGLYGTLIVEPKNEEKVDRDYTLVLDEWMSNPDEGNMDMSGMDHSNMNNGNSSDNQQMDMSSMGHDMSMYDIFTINGKSGSAVQPLKVKKGEKVRLRLINAGYMAHKLHLHGHEFKIVATDGQPLKDPQPIKDELLSIAPGERYDIEFIANNPGEWLLECHGDMEGTDGMKVKIQYEDQTNNTDKENAKENLPVVDITTYGKYEVGQFTLDQKYDVEYTMDLGTAMGKDGMVYTINGKTYPDTAPINVKTGDLVKVRIVNNSPKDVHPMHLHGHFFQVLSKNGKPVTGSPLIKDSLNVNPGEEYVVAFKADNPGNWMFHCHDLHHASAGMVTEVKYTDYKSDYTPDPNDTTNKGE; encoded by the coding sequence ATGAAGAAATTATTGTTAGGAACTGTTTTGGCAGGAGTTGTTGCGATTGGTGCAGCTTGCTCAAATAATTCTTCGATGCAAGGACACGACATGTCCAACATGAATATGAAGGAAGAAAACACCGCACAGGACTCCAGTAAGAAACTGCCTTTGGCAACAAACACAGAAGTTTTATCCGGTAAAGAGATTAATCTTACTGCTAAGGAAGCATTATTACAAATAAATGATCAAGTCAAACTTCCGGTCTACACGTACAATGGATCGGTACCCGGTGCGCAAATCCGCGTAAAGCAAGGGGATAATGTGAAAATTGTTTTAAAAAATGAATTGCCAGAACCGATCACGATTCACTGGCACGGCTACCCTGTTCCAAATAACCAAGATGGAGTACCGGGTGTCACGATGGACGCCATTAAACCGGGTGAAACGTTTACGTATGAATTTACAGCAACCGTGCCGGGAACGTATTGGTATCATTCCCATCAAAAAAGCGCCGAGCAAGTGGACAAGGGATTATACGGTACATTAATCGTAGAACCGAAAAATGAAGAAAAAGTCGATCGAGATTATACACTTGTGTTAGATGAATGGATGAGCAATCCGGATGAAGGAAATATGGATATGAGTGGAATGGATCATAGTAATATGAATAATGGAAATAGCTCTGATAATCAACAAATGGATATGAGCAGCATGGGCCATGATATGAGTATGTATGATATTTTCACGATTAACGGGAAAAGCGGTTCCGCTGTCCAACCTTTAAAAGTGAAGAAAGGCGAAAAGGTGCGGCTTCGTCTGATCAACGCAGGATACATGGCCCACAAACTTCACCTGCATGGTCATGAGTTTAAAATTGTCGCAACTGACGGGCAGCCGTTAAAAGATCCGCAACCAATCAAAGATGAACTTTTAAGTATTGCTCCGGGTGAACGTTATGATATTGAATTTATCGCGAATAACCCGGGTGAATGGTTATTAGAATGTCATGGTGATATGGAAGGTACCGATGGCATGAAAGTGAAAATTCAATACGAAGACCAGACAAACAATACGGATAAAGAAAATGCAAAAGAAAACCTCCCTGTTGTGGATATAACAACATACGGAAAATATGAAGTAGGTCAATTTACACTAGACCAAAAATATGATGTAGAGTACACAATGGATTTAGGAACAGCCATGGGCAAAGATGGCATGGTCTACACGATTAATGGGAAAACGTATCCTGACACAGCGCCTATTAATGTGAAGACAGGAGATTTAGTAAAAGTCAGAATTGTGAACAATTCACCAAAAGATGTACATCCGATGCATTTACACGGCCATTTCTTCCAAGTATTAAGCAAAAACGGCAAGCCGGTCACAGGCTCTCCATTGATAAAGGATTCCTTAAATGTAAACCCTGGTGAAGAATATGTCGTCGCGTTTAAAGCGGATAATCCGGGAAATTGGATGTTCCATTGCCATGACTTGCACCATGCTTCAGCCGGAATGGTCACAGAAGTAAAATATACCGATTACAAATCGGACTATACCCCAGATCCGAATGACACAACGAATAAAGGTGAATAA
- the copZ gene encoding copper chaperone CopZ has translation MTITLQVQGMTCGHCKAAVTNALQALDGVSRVEVHLQEGTVDVEYDETKVSVEKLKEAIEEQGYNVK, from the coding sequence ATGACGATTACATTACAAGTACAAGGAATGACATGCGGACATTGCAAAGCGGCGGTGACAAATGCACTTCAAGCGTTGGATGGCGTCAGCCGCGTCGAAGTACATTTGCAAGAAGGTACAGTCGATGTGGAGTATGATGAAACAAAGGTCAGCGTAGAAAAACTGAAAGAAGCGATTGAAGAGCAAGGATATAATGTGAAGTAA
- a CDS encoding four-helix bundle copper-binding protein codes for MTTVIDSSFQQFQTCIDACNKCVQACEECLTSCLKAADVQARTHCINILRDCADICAMAAQWMSRGSMYAKEFCQLCATICDACAAECAKFQDTHCQECANLCRQCAEECRKMSS; via the coding sequence ATGACAACGGTTATTGATTCATCATTTCAACAATTTCAAACGTGTATTGATGCTTGTAACAAATGTGTGCAAGCATGTGAAGAATGTCTGACTTCATGTTTAAAAGCAGCTGACGTACAGGCTAGAACACATTGTATCAACATTTTAAGGGATTGTGCAGATATTTGTGCCATGGCGGCTCAATGGATGTCTCGCGGAAGCATGTATGCGAAGGAGTTTTGCCAACTTTGCGCGACAATTTGCGATGCTTGTGCCGCTGAATGTGCAAAATTCCAAGATACACACTGTCAGGAATGTGCCAATTTATGCCGTCAGTGTGCTGAAGAATGCCGTAAAATGTCATCATAA